A window of Mycoplasmopsis cynos contains these coding sequences:
- a CDS encoding S8 family serine peptidase, with the protein MIYVGAMNSNNIPTNFTAFSDQTNDNHPFISAFGENRSVQSQLYPHYKTQKLLNEYKNKFKNEQNLSRKDLESHYKKKKKNLWELLLQKQESLYRNLSTNFYSSNYLTFKDYIDYFNSFAGTSMSAPMITGILSLMQNKIKRELTLNEAKILLASSATYSSTTTSKHINFKPEYIIENTSEFWKNNKTKSKTGYGIPKFFEMKKFIMNKVISYSDFKNDNKSEELLSKSYKHNISHNFNNLTGTFSYTIKKTFDSYLDSIIPGSNDEKIIKKLIKEYNAKNKNDYNKNFFDVALTIEMNCERFDKEGELIKYKTERTKFSNSFSSNVERTHFGNYTHFVNGEYYYTIIYNECLKYWDVLSDYYDKKLKKHSEDSTKKEQFISKLWHLYNNYLKEYVNYNAIITIN; encoded by the coding sequence ATTATATATGTAGGTGCAATGAATTCAAATAATATTCCAACTAACTTCACTGCATTTAGTGATCAAACTAATGACAATCATCCATTTATATCGGCATTTGGTGAAAATAGAAGTGTTCAAAGTCAATTATACCCTCATTACAAAACACAAAAATTATTAAATGAATATAAAAATAAATTCAAAAATGAACAAAATCTTTCTAGAAAGGATTTGGAAAGTCATTATAAGAAAAAGAAAAAGAATTTATGGGAATTGCTATTGCAGAAACAAGAAAGTTTATATAGAAATTTAAGCACTAACTTTTACTCAAGTAATTATTTAACATTTAAAGATTACATTGATTATTTTAATAGTTTTGCCGGAACTAGTATGTCAGCTCCAATGATTACAGGAATACTTTCTTTAATGCAAAATAAAATAAAAAGAGAATTAACATTAAATGAAGCAAAAATTTTATTAGCTAGCTCTGCTACATATTCATCAACAACAACATCAAAACACATAAATTTTAAACCTGAGTATATTATAGAAAATACTTCTGAGTTTTGGAAAAATAATAAAACAAAAAGTAAAACGGGATATGGGATTCCTAAATTCTTTGAAATGAAAAAATTTATTATGAATAAGGTTATTTCTTATTCTGATTTTAAAAATGATAATAAATCTGAAGAACTACTATCAAAATCTTATAAACACAATATTTCACATAATTTCAATAATTTAACAGGAACATTTTCATACACAATTAAAAAGACTTTTGACAGTTATTTGGATTCAATTATTCCAGGTTCCAATGATGAAAAAATAATTAAGAAATTGATAAAAGAATACAATGCAAAAAATAAAAATGATTATAATAAAAACTTTTTTGATGTTGCGTTAACTATCGAAATGAATTGCGAAAGATTCGACAAAGAAGGTGAATTAATTAAGTATAAGACAGAAAGAACAAAATTTAGTAACTCGTTTTCTTCAAATGTAGAAAGAACTCATTTCGGAAACTATACTCACTTCGTTAATGGTGAATATTATTATACAATAATATACAATGAATGTTTAAAATACTGAGATGTTCTATCGGATTATTACGATAAAAAACTAAAAAAACATAGTGAAGATTCTACTAAAAAAGAACAATTTATATCTAAATTATGACATTTGTATAATAATTATTTAAAAGAATATGTAAATTACAATGCAATAATAACTATTAATTAA